In one window of Bos taurus isolate L1 Dominette 01449 registration number 42190680 breed Hereford chromosome 4, ARS-UCD2.0, whole genome shotgun sequence DNA:
- the GNGT1 gene encoding guanine nucleotide-binding protein G(T) subunit gamma-T1 isoform X1 encodes MSSRQKMPVINIEDLTEKDKLKMEVDQLKKEVTLERMLVSKCCEEFRDYVEERSGEDPLVKGIPEDKNPFKELKGGCVIS; translated from the exons ATGTCGAG CAGGCAGAAGATGCCAGTGATCAATATTGAGGACCTGACAGAAAAGGACAAATTGAAGATGGAAGTCGACCAGCTCAAGAAAGAAGTGACGCTGGAAAGAATGCTG gtGTCCAAATGTTGTGAAGAATTCAGGGATTATGTTGAAGAAAGATCTGGGGAGGATCCATTAGTAAAGGGTATCCCAGAGGACAAAAATCCCTTCAAGGAGCTCAAAGGAGGCTGTGTGATTTcataa
- the GNGT1 gene encoding guanine nucleotide-binding protein G(T) subunit gamma-T1 — MPVINIEDLTEKDKLKMEVDQLKKEVTLERMLVSKCCEEFRDYVEERSGEDPLVKGIPEDKNPFKELKGGCVIS, encoded by the exons ATGCCAGTGATCAATATTGAGGACCTGACAGAAAAGGACAAATTGAAGATGGAAGTCGACCAGCTCAAGAAAGAAGTGACGCTGGAAAGAATGCTG gtGTCCAAATGTTGTGAAGAATTCAGGGATTATGTTGAAGAAAGATCTGGGGAGGATCCATTAGTAAAGGGTATCCCAGAGGACAAAAATCCCTTCAAGGAGCTCAAAGGAGGCTGTGTGATTTcataa